From the Daucus carota subsp. sativus chromosome 8, DH1 v3.0, whole genome shotgun sequence genome, one window contains:
- the LOC108192519 gene encoding putative transcription factor bHLH041 isoform X2: protein MESIFKLSEGDRTAYLHQMSSSLGCTYVCLWSYLPQPSNCLVFLDGVYHEEYTDKLAIGGSSSSLSVTSLPSRLFYVYQKSVLSVDDGRVPGIAFKNSIPYLEYKGLELQTLTSTQVQLQFYQEARIKTSIFMGCRSGEIELGFSTVSQVNVEAQMKNLFPQEFSLQVVPRELTDQPTDQTVPPSLPPPLLPISTNIASTSHNPNPTLQQPFPPLVSSPNTNDAFQETIDTLNQIRNVNFPTIESEDAAITQAILAVISSSTSPSPTSSASSPQPPQRSSAFKTYRRSVLAPGRQITRPRRPNMLKLAVEFIRSSSSLMRGQERSQTGSRSGSNQLQHMIKERKRRERLNQNFEALRSLLPPGSKDKASVLNSTVEYMNLLISEVRELNRRNQILLSQQHEETNEANNQETIGGTSLPSTNAGDHRLDILIANVAETTSEARVLDLRVRVRGECSISDIVIRVLEFLRQVANVGLLSVEASTQMVGTAAVSDFVWRFKIEGDENWEESSFLEAVRRVIADLTQ, encoded by the exons ATGGAATCCATATTCAAGCTTAGTGAAGGTGATAGGACAGCCTATCTCCACCAGATGAGCTCCTCACTTGGCTGCACTTATGTTTGCCTTTGGTCTTACTTGCCTCAACCCTCTAA CTGTTTAGTGTTCTTGGATGGAGTCTACCATGAAGAATACACTGATAAATTAGCTATTGGTGGTTCTTCATCGTCGTTGTCAGTGACTTCTCTTCCTAGCAGGCTTTTTTATGTGTATCAGAAATCAGTTCTCTCCGTCGATGATGG CCGTGTTCCTGGAATTGCTTTCAAGAATAGTATTCCATACCTTGAGTATAAGGGATTAGAGCTTCAAACATTAACATCCACCCAAGTACAGCTGCAATTTTATCAG GAAGCTCGGATCAAG ACCTCTATATTTATGGGGTGCAGAAGTGGAGAGATTGAGCTAGGCTTTTCTACGGTTTCCCAA GTTAATGTTGAAGCCCAAATGAAGAATCTGTTTCCTCAAGAATTCTCTCTGCAAGTTGTTCCAAGAGAGCTTACTGATCAGCCAACTGATCAGACAGTTCCACCTTCATTACCACCTCCATTACTACCCATTTCCACCAATATCGCCAGCACTTCACACAATCCAAACCCTACTCTTCAACAACCATTTCCACCACTCGTATCAAGCCCGAATACTAATGATGCTTTCCAAGAAACCATTGATACTTTAAATCAAATCCGGAACGTTAATTTCCCCACCATAGAAAGCGAAGATGCTGCAATCACACAAGCCATTCTAGCGGTCATTTCTTCTTCTACATCTCCTTCACCAACTTCTTCCGCTTCTTCACCTCAGCCCCCACAAAGAAGTAGTGCTTTCAAGACTTATAGGAGGTCAGTTTTAGCCCCTGGTAGACAGATTACGAGACCTCGTAGACCAAATATGTTGAAGTTAGCCGTGGAGTTCATCAGAAGTAGTTCAAGCCTAATGAGGGGCCAAGAACGAAGCCAAACTGGAAGCCGGTCTGGAAGCAATCAGTTGCAGCATATGATCAAAGAGCGCAAACGAAGAGAAAGGCTTAATCAGAACTTCGAAGCATTGAGATCTCTACTTCCTCCCGGATCTAAG GACAAAGCATCAGTGCTGAATAGCACAGTGGAGTACATGAATCTACTCATTTCCGAAGTTAGAGAGCTAAACAGAAGAAACCAGATTTTACTTTCACAGCAACATGAAGAAACCAATGAAGCAAACAATCAAGAAACTATCGGTGGTACTTCATTGCCATCAACCAATGCTGGTGATCACAGGCTCGACATTCTGATTGCGAACGTGGCTGAAACGACATCAGAGGCTCGGGTTTTGGACTTGAGAGTGCGTGTTAGAGGAGAATGCAGTATATCAGATATTGTGATTAGGGTTCTGGAGTTCTTGAGGCAAGTTGCGAATGTGGGGTTATTGTCTGTAGAAGCCAGTACACAGATGGTGGGAACTGCTGCAGTCAGTGATTTTGTTTGGAGATTCAAGATTGAG GGAGATGAAAATTGGGAAGAGTCGAGCTTCCTAGAAGCAGTAAGAAGGGTGATTGCTGACCTGACACAATAA
- the LOC108192519 gene encoding putative transcription factor bHLH041 isoform X1 translates to MESIFKLSEGDRTAYLHQMSSSLGCTYVCLWSYLPQPSNCLVFLDGVYHEEYTDKLAIGGSSSSLSVTSLPSRLFYVYQKSVLSVDDGRVPGIAFKNSIPYLEYKGLELQTLTSTQVQLQFYQEARIKTSIFMGCRSGEIELGFSTVSQVNVEAQMKNLFPQEFSLQVVPRELTDQPTDQTVPPSLPPPLLPISTNIASTSHNPNPTLQQPFPPLVSSPNTNDAFQETIDTLNQIRNVNFPTIESEDAAITQAILAVISSSTSPSPTSSASSPQPPQRSSAFKTYRRSVLAPGRQITRPRRPNMLKLAVEFIRSSSSLMRGQERSQTGSRSGSNQLQHMIKERKRRERLNQNFEALRSLLPPGSKKDKASVLNSTVEYMNLLISEVRELNRRNQILLSQQHEETNEANNQETIGGTSLPSTNAGDHRLDILIANVAETTSEARVLDLRVRVRGECSISDIVIRVLEFLRQVANVGLLSVEASTQMVGTAAVSDFVWRFKIEGDENWEESSFLEAVRRVIADLTQ, encoded by the exons ATGGAATCCATATTCAAGCTTAGTGAAGGTGATAGGACAGCCTATCTCCACCAGATGAGCTCCTCACTTGGCTGCACTTATGTTTGCCTTTGGTCTTACTTGCCTCAACCCTCTAA CTGTTTAGTGTTCTTGGATGGAGTCTACCATGAAGAATACACTGATAAATTAGCTATTGGTGGTTCTTCATCGTCGTTGTCAGTGACTTCTCTTCCTAGCAGGCTTTTTTATGTGTATCAGAAATCAGTTCTCTCCGTCGATGATGG CCGTGTTCCTGGAATTGCTTTCAAGAATAGTATTCCATACCTTGAGTATAAGGGATTAGAGCTTCAAACATTAACATCCACCCAAGTACAGCTGCAATTTTATCAG GAAGCTCGGATCAAG ACCTCTATATTTATGGGGTGCAGAAGTGGAGAGATTGAGCTAGGCTTTTCTACGGTTTCCCAA GTTAATGTTGAAGCCCAAATGAAGAATCTGTTTCCTCAAGAATTCTCTCTGCAAGTTGTTCCAAGAGAGCTTACTGATCAGCCAACTGATCAGACAGTTCCACCTTCATTACCACCTCCATTACTACCCATTTCCACCAATATCGCCAGCACTTCACACAATCCAAACCCTACTCTTCAACAACCATTTCCACCACTCGTATCAAGCCCGAATACTAATGATGCTTTCCAAGAAACCATTGATACTTTAAATCAAATCCGGAACGTTAATTTCCCCACCATAGAAAGCGAAGATGCTGCAATCACACAAGCCATTCTAGCGGTCATTTCTTCTTCTACATCTCCTTCACCAACTTCTTCCGCTTCTTCACCTCAGCCCCCACAAAGAAGTAGTGCTTTCAAGACTTATAGGAGGTCAGTTTTAGCCCCTGGTAGACAGATTACGAGACCTCGTAGACCAAATATGTTGAAGTTAGCCGTGGAGTTCATCAGAAGTAGTTCAAGCCTAATGAGGGGCCAAGAACGAAGCCAAACTGGAAGCCGGTCTGGAAGCAATCAGTTGCAGCATATGATCAAAGAGCGCAAACGAAGAGAAAGGCTTAATCAGAACTTCGAAGCATTGAGATCTCTACTTCCTCCCGGATCTAAG AAGGACAAAGCATCAGTGCTGAATAGCACAGTGGAGTACATGAATCTACTCATTTCCGAAGTTAGAGAGCTAAACAGAAGAAACCAGATTTTACTTTCACAGCAACATGAAGAAACCAATGAAGCAAACAATCAAGAAACTATCGGTGGTACTTCATTGCCATCAACCAATGCTGGTGATCACAGGCTCGACATTCTGATTGCGAACGTGGCTGAAACGACATCAGAGGCTCGGGTTTTGGACTTGAGAGTGCGTGTTAGAGGAGAATGCAGTATATCAGATATTGTGATTAGGGTTCTGGAGTTCTTGAGGCAAGTTGCGAATGTGGGGTTATTGTCTGTAGAAGCCAGTACACAGATGGTGGGAACTGCTGCAGTCAGTGATTTTGTTTGGAGATTCAAGATTGAG GGAGATGAAAATTGGGAAGAGTCGAGCTTCCTAGAAGCAGTAAGAAGGGTGATTGCTGACCTGACACAATAA